In one window of Corynebacterium incognita DNA:
- a CDS encoding glucose PTS transporter subunit IIA, translating into MATKTAKTSQHILKEIGGADNVTSLTHCATRLRFQLADQGKVDVDALEKDPAVLGVVKQGATGLQVIMGGGVAEYYHDLTLEPGMSAVAGDGDENKAPGKKEYSGVRSKYSWVDYCFEFLSDTFRPVLWALLGASLIITILVLLDTAGVQEFRAPMEEQPPTFQFMHAMWRSVFYFLPVFVGATAAKKLGANEWVGAAIPAALFTPEFMGMKETAREVATAVEGETAFVTDVFGLPMVIQDYGGQVFPPIFAAILLFFLEKGLKKIIPGAVQMVFVPFISLLIMIPLTAFVVGPFGIGIGNAIANFLYAVNDFSPFVLAIVIPLLYPFLVPMGLHWPLNAIMIVNLNTLGYDFIQGPMGAWNFACFGVVTGVMIISMKEGNRAMRQVSAGGMFAGLLGGISEPSLYGVLLRFRKTYFRLLPGCLAGGIVMGIFNVKAYAFVFTSLLTIPAMEPASGYSLGIAVAFFTSLILTVVLDYRSKEERDEVRAQIAAERAAANEAEEERIDAAAATAAGSVGAAGAATKAALVSGAVTDIPSPMDGKAIDLSKVADDAFASGALGKGIAIEPTGDTVYAPADAKVLTIQKTGHAVGLRLDNGVDLLIHVGIDTVKMEGKGFETHVEKKQMVKKGDKLITFDTDAIAKAGYPATTMVLVSNTKKFADVVGSPNDKVLAGEPVITVTAKEEAITAVGSTAATS; encoded by the coding sequence ATGGCTACAAAAACAGCCAAAACCTCGCAGCACATCCTCAAGGAAATCGGCGGCGCCGATAACGTCACGTCGTTGACGCACTGCGCTACCCGGCTGCGCTTTCAACTGGCAGATCAGGGCAAGGTCGACGTCGACGCCCTCGAGAAAGACCCCGCAGTGCTGGGCGTCGTCAAGCAGGGCGCTACCGGCCTGCAGGTCATCATGGGCGGCGGCGTGGCTGAGTATTACCACGATCTGACTCTTGAACCCGGTATGTCAGCAGTCGCCGGCGATGGCGACGAGAACAAGGCCCCAGGCAAGAAGGAGTACAGCGGCGTCCGCTCCAAGTACAGCTGGGTGGACTACTGTTTCGAATTCCTGTCGGACACCTTCCGGCCCGTCCTGTGGGCGCTGCTCGGTGCGTCGCTCATCATCACCATCCTGGTGCTCCTCGATACCGCCGGCGTTCAGGAGTTCCGCGCCCCGATGGAGGAACAGCCGCCAACCTTCCAGTTCATGCACGCCATGTGGCGTTCTGTGTTCTACTTCCTTCCGGTCTTCGTCGGTGCCACCGCAGCAAAGAAGCTGGGCGCCAACGAATGGGTAGGTGCTGCCATCCCGGCCGCGCTTTTCACACCAGAATTCATGGGAATGAAGGAGACCGCACGCGAAGTTGCTACTGCTGTCGAAGGCGAAACTGCTTTCGTTACGGATGTATTCGGCCTGCCGATGGTCATCCAAGACTACGGTGGACAGGTCTTCCCCCCTATCTTCGCAGCCATTCTGCTGTTCTTCCTGGAGAAGGGCCTAAAGAAGATTATCCCGGGCGCCGTGCAGATGGTGTTCGTGCCGTTCATCTCCTTGCTGATCATGATCCCGCTAACCGCCTTCGTGGTGGGTCCGTTTGGTATCGGTATTGGCAACGCCATCGCAAACTTCCTCTATGCAGTCAATGATTTCTCGCCATTTGTGCTGGCGATCGTCATTCCGCTGCTCTACCCGTTCTTGGTGCCAATGGGTTTGCACTGGCCGCTCAACGCGATCATGATTGTGAACCTCAATACCTTGGGCTACGACTTCATCCAGGGCCCCATGGGTGCGTGGAACTTCGCCTGCTTCGGCGTGGTCACCGGCGTCATGATTATCTCCATGAAGGAAGGTAACCGCGCTATGCGTCAGGTCTCCGCGGGCGGCATGTTCGCCGGGCTGTTGGGCGGTATCTCCGAGCCGTCCCTGTACGGCGTGCTCCTGCGCTTCCGTAAGACCTACTTCCGTCTGCTCCCAGGCTGTCTCGCCGGCGGTATCGTCATGGGTATCTTCAACGTCAAGGCTTACGCCTTCGTCTTCACCTCTTTGCTGACCATCCCCGCGATGGAGCCGGCGTCCGGCTACTCGCTGGGCATTGCGGTTGCCTTCTTCACCTCGCTGATCCTCACCGTGGTGCTGGACTACCGCTCCAAGGAAGAGCGCGACGAGGTGCGCGCCCAGATCGCCGCCGAGCGCGCTGCTGCCAACGAGGCCGAGGAGGAGCGTATCGACGCCGCGGCCGCCACCGCCGCTGGTTCCGTCGGCGCGGCTGGCGCTGCTACCAAGGCCGCTCTAGTGTCAGGTGCCGTCACCGATATTCCCTCGCCGATGGACGGCAAGGCCATTGACCTCAGCAAGGTGGCCGATGATGCCTTCGCCTCCGGTGCGCTGGGTAAGGGCATCGCCATCGAACCGACTGGCGACACCGTGTACGCCCCGGCCGACGCCAAGGTGCTCACCATCCAGAAGACCGGCCACGCGGTGGGGCTGCGCCTGGACAACGGGGTTGACCTGCTCATTCATGTCGGTATCGACACCGTCAAGATGGAGGGCAAGGGCTTTGAAACCCACGTGGAGAAGAAACAGATGGTGAAGAAGGGCGACAAGCTCATTACCTTCGACACCGACGCCATTGCCAAGGCCGGTTACCCTGCCACCACCATGGTTCTCGTGTCTAACACGAAGAAGTTCGCCGATGTTGTGGGTTCTCCCAACGACAAGGTGTTGGCTGGCGAGCCGGTCATCACCGTCACTGCCAAGGAAGAGGCGATCACCGCCGTAGGATCCACCGCGGCAACGTCGTAG
- a CDS encoding alanine/glycine:cation symporter family protein has translation MDGIITTINNLVWSPALVFLCLAAGIYFTLATRFLQVRCIPDMGRQLFRGEKSANGVSSFQSLMMSLAGRVGVGNIAGVATAIAFGGPGSVFWMWTVALLGSATSFIECTLAQIYKEQDPDTGEYRGGPAYYIEKAYAHTKARGFMKFYAVIFAIDMFVATSYFLPGIQANGVAAAVENAWGTSTLVTAIILAAALAVIIIGGVKRIATFASLVVPVMAVIYIVIAIVILLTNLSEIDDVFALIFRSAFNMEAGLSGMLGVAIMWGVKRGIYSNEAGQGTGPQHAAAAEVSHPAKQGFVQAFAVYVDTLFVCSATAFIIISTDMYKVFEGESEDGAVRYAGSLPDGVAVGPGFVQSALDSFVSGLGPSFVALAIAFFAFTTVLAYYYLAETNFVFLARKIKNKNYRRAFLWVLRVLIVVSVFVGATTSPGNAWTLGDIGVGTTAWLNIIAILILQVPALKTLKDYERQRKEGREPDFDPAEVGIKNANFWAERKAARLALGEEPGAHVDPLDVADNANATNRADKA, from the coding sequence ATGGACGGAATCATCACCACAATTAACAATCTTGTGTGGTCGCCAGCGCTAGTTTTCCTCTGCCTGGCGGCCGGAATCTATTTCACTCTCGCCACCCGCTTCCTCCAGGTGCGCTGCATCCCCGACATGGGGCGCCAGCTCTTTCGCGGTGAGAAGTCTGCCAACGGCGTTTCTTCCTTCCAGTCCCTCATGATGTCGCTGGCCGGCCGCGTCGGCGTGGGCAACATCGCCGGTGTTGCCACAGCCATCGCGTTCGGCGGCCCAGGCTCGGTGTTCTGGATGTGGACCGTGGCCTTGCTCGGCTCGGCCACCTCGTTCATTGAGTGCACCCTCGCCCAGATCTACAAGGAGCAGGACCCGGATACCGGCGAATACCGCGGCGGCCCCGCCTACTACATCGAGAAGGCCTACGCCCACACCAAGGCCCGCGGCTTCATGAAGTTCTATGCGGTCATTTTCGCCATCGACATGTTCGTGGCTACCTCCTACTTCCTGCCCGGCATCCAGGCTAACGGCGTCGCCGCCGCGGTAGAAAACGCCTGGGGCACGTCCACCCTGGTCACCGCAATTATCCTGGCCGCAGCCCTCGCAGTCATCATTATCGGCGGCGTCAAGCGCATCGCTACGTTCGCATCCCTTGTCGTCCCCGTCATGGCGGTTATTTACATTGTTATCGCCATCGTCATCCTGCTCACCAACTTGTCCGAGATCGATGACGTTTTCGCCCTCATCTTCCGCTCTGCCTTCAACATGGAGGCAGGTTTATCCGGCATGCTCGGCGTCGCCATCATGTGGGGCGTCAAGCGCGGCATCTACTCGAACGAGGCTGGCCAGGGTACCGGCCCACAACACGCCGCAGCTGCCGAGGTCTCCCACCCGGCCAAGCAGGGCTTCGTCCAGGCCTTCGCCGTCTACGTGGACACCCTGTTCGTATGTTCGGCTACCGCTTTCATCATCATCTCCACGGACATGTACAAGGTCTTCGAGGGCGAATCCGAGGACGGGGCGGTGCGCTATGCCGGTTCGCTTCCCGACGGCGTGGCAGTCGGCCCCGGCTTCGTTCAGTCTGCCCTTGACTCCTTTGTTTCTGGCCTAGGCCCATCCTTCGTCGCACTTGCTATCGCCTTCTTCGCCTTTACCACGGTACTGGCCTACTACTACTTGGCAGAAACAAACTTCGTCTTCCTAGCACGAAAAATCAAAAATAAGAACTACCGCCGAGCGTTCCTGTGGGTCTTGCGCGTTCTCATCGTGGTGTCCGTCTTCGTCGGCGCCACCACCAGCCCGGGCAACGCCTGGACGTTGGGCGATATCGGCGTGGGCACCACGGCATGGCTGAACATCATTGCCATCCTCATTCTCCAGGTGCCGGCGCTGAAGACTCTCAAGGACTACGAGCGCCAGCGCAAGGAGGGCCGCGAGCCAGACTTCGATCCGGCAGAAGTTGGCATTAAGAACGCCAACTTCTGGGCCGAGCGCAAGGCCGCACGGCTGGCGCTCGGCGAGGAGCCCGGCGCACACGTGGACCCCCTCGACGTAGCGGATAACGCAAACGCGACGAACCGAGCAGACAAGGCCTAA